The following are encoded in a window of Thermodesulfobacteriota bacterium genomic DNA:
- a CDS encoding Fe-S-containing hydro-lyase codes for MIRLATPLTDADAEKLSAGDQVLLSGAVYTARDAAHARLVELVREGKPLPFDLRGQVIYFVGPTPAPPGRPIGSAGPTTSYRMDPYSPVLIGLGLKGMIGKGKRSVEVVEAMKQHKAVYFGATGGAAALIAQRIVASDLVAYEDLGPEAIRRLQVVDFPATVLIDCRGGDVYAEGRKKYAKAG; via the coding sequence GTGATCCGCCTCGCGACTCCGCTGACCGATGCCGACGCGGAGAAGCTCTCCGCCGGCGACCAGGTGCTCCTCTCCGGAGCCGTGTACACGGCGCGCGACGCGGCCCACGCCCGGCTCGTGGAGCTCGTGCGGGAGGGGAAGCCTTTGCCCTTCGACCTCCGGGGGCAGGTGATCTACTTCGTCGGTCCCACCCCCGCGCCGCCCGGCCGTCCCATCGGCTCTGCGGGGCCGACGACCTCGTACCGCATGGATCCCTACAGCCCGGTCCTCATTGGCCTCGGCCTCAAGGGCATGATCGGCAAGGGCAAGCGCTCCGTCGAGGTCGTCGAGGCCATGAAGCAGCACAAGGCGGTGTACTTCGGCGCCACGGGCGGCGCCGCCGCGCTCATCGCCCAGCGGATCGTGGCCTCGGATCTCGTGGCCTACGAGGACCTGGGCCCCGAGGCGATCCGGCGGCTCCAGGTCGTGGACTTCCCCGCCACGGTCCTCATCGACTGCCGTGGCGGCGACGTGTACGCGGAAGGGCGGAAGAAATACGCCAAGGCGGGGTAG
- a CDS encoding 4Fe-4S dicluster domain-containing protein: MRVKLDGDKVRNDRIKKVEEISCQSVYRCYQCGKCSAACPATPEMDMLPNQVIRYLQLGMDEKVFAANTPWICASCLQCMSVCPKGVDLARIMEAIRMLQLRKGKNEIEIRKFPKEYLEKAPQIAFISGYRKFLSLS, encoded by the coding sequence ATGCGCGTGAAGCTCGACGGGGACAAGGTTCGGAACGACCGGATCAAGAAGGTGGAGGAGATCTCCTGCCAGAGCGTGTACCGGTGCTACCAGTGCGGCAAGTGCTCCGCCGCGTGCCCGGCTACGCCCGAGATGGACATGCTCCCCAACCAGGTGATCCGCTATCTACAGCTCGGGATGGACGAGAAGGTCTTCGCCGCCAACACCCCGTGGATTTGCGCCTCCTGCCTCCAGTGCATGAGCGTGTGCCCCAAGGGGGTGGATCTCGCGCGGATCATGGAGGCGATTCGGATGCTCCAGCTCCGCAAGGGAAAGAACGAGATCGAGATCCGCAAGTTTCCCAAGGAGTACCTTGAAAAGGCGCCCCAGATCGCGTTCATCAGCGGGTATCGGAAGTTCTTGTCGTTGAGTTAG